A genomic stretch from Helianthus annuus cultivar XRQ/B chromosome 1, HanXRQr2.0-SUNRISE, whole genome shotgun sequence includes:
- the LOC110931337 gene encoding uncharacterized protein LOC110931337 — MADKSSTSTNPTPNSLHPVYTVTNIQHKVRMLDGTKVSYPSWVKLFMLHATGYEVVHYIDGTPAPGKDDDDYPTWKKIDAVILQWIYGTLSDELLVRVLEDTSTTYEAWEWVKKLFLNNKGSRAHALQHELTNLTLSAMLDLDSYC, encoded by the coding sequence ATGGCCGATAAATCCTCTACTTCCACTAACCCAACACCCAACAGTCTCCATCCGGTGTATACAGTGACTAATATCCAACATAAAGTCCGTATGCTCGATGGAACGAAGGTCTCCTATCCTTCTTGGGTTAAACTTTTCATGCTTCATGCCACTGGGTATGAAGTGGTTCACTATATCGACGGCACGCCGGCCCCGGGTAAAGATGATGATGACTACCCCACGTGGAAGAAGATCGATGCGGTCATCTTACAATGGATCTACGGGACTTTATCGGATGAACTTTTGGTCCGAGTCCTAGAAGACACATCAACGACTTATGAGGCATGGGAATGGGTCAAGAAGCTCTTCCTTAATAATAAAGGATCCCGTGCCCATGCCCTCCAACATGAGCTCACCAATCTCACTCTCTCCGCCATGCTAGATTTGGACTCTTACTGCTAA